In Methylomonas sp. ZR1, one DNA window encodes the following:
- a CDS encoding TraV family lipoprotein — translation MKRFHQFSIYSLSVLLIAITTGCATDYGCKGMPDEPSCLSTTQAYQVTNTAITEAPPENNPNSETNSSTALVPPLQQPVPKIEDPTPIRTPSQVMRIWIAPWEDADGDLMVSNYVYTELEPRRWMIGKAAPTASASLIPLQVEQRPPERRANVDTGDDERPVNGLSKSLP, via the coding sequence ATGAAACGCTTTCATCAGTTTTCTATTTATAGCCTCAGTGTACTGCTGATCGCCATCACCACCGGCTGCGCCACCGACTACGGCTGTAAAGGCATGCCGGACGAACCCAGCTGTCTGTCGACGACACAGGCTTACCAAGTCACTAATACGGCGATAACGGAAGCGCCTCCGGAAAATAACCCCAATTCGGAGACAAACTCATCAACGGCACTCGTACCGCCGTTACAGCAACCCGTACCCAAGATCGAAGATCCCACGCCGATTCGTACCCCATCGCAGGTCATGCGCATTTGGATCGCGCCTTGGGAAGATGCAGACGGCGATTTGATGGTGTCCAACTACGTCTACACCGAACTGGAACCCAGGCGTTGGATGATCGGCAAGGCGGCACCCACCGCCAGTGCGTCGTTGATTCCCTTGCAAGTCGAACAACGTCCACCGGAGAGACGCGCCAATGTCGATACCGGGGACGACGAGCGTCCAGTCAATGGATTGAGCAAATCATTGCCTTGA
- a CDS encoding DsbC family protein, translated as MTFRHIPLLLATLFSTSIALAANPPKPAVSDIAAGLLSIKIDGMQDLPISGLKMVKSGEQTVFISSNGRFAFYGGKLIDIWTQQEIKELADIDKIANRIDLSRMKLKADDLGAVTVGHGKAQVLVFIDPRCPYCGKVMKDLQALQDQYTFKLVMVPILGPESQNIVVQLACQLGSSDAKLKDSVRDRLLKQDYVGLPTEPPTQCNKEPLQKAVVTAKLFNLKGVPFLIAPDGRTHSGAPEVLADWLADKPKPSPSLATTPDTNAQNTNATEKKP; from the coding sequence ATGACATTCCGCCACATACCTTTATTACTGGCCACGCTATTCAGTACATCGATTGCTCTGGCCGCGAATCCGCCAAAACCAGCGGTCTCGGATATTGCTGCAGGCTTGCTATCGATCAAAATCGACGGCATGCAAGACTTGCCGATCTCAGGCCTGAAGATGGTTAAGTCCGGCGAGCAGACAGTGTTTATTTCCAGCAACGGCCGCTTTGCCTTTTACGGCGGCAAATTGATTGACATCTGGACTCAGCAAGAGATCAAGGAACTGGCGGATATCGACAAAATCGCCAACCGTATCGACCTGTCACGAATGAAACTCAAGGCTGACGATCTGGGTGCGGTAACGGTCGGCCATGGCAAAGCCCAAGTCCTAGTGTTCATCGATCCGCGCTGCCCTTACTGCGGCAAGGTCATGAAAGACCTGCAAGCCTTGCAGGACCAGTACACCTTCAAGCTGGTGATGGTCCCCATTCTCGGTCCCGAATCGCAAAACATTGTCGTGCAACTGGCCTGTCAGTTGGGATCCAGCGATGCCAAGCTCAAAGACAGTGTACGTGACCGACTCTTGAAACAGGACTACGTCGGCTTACCGACCGAACCGCCCACTCAATGCAACAAAGAGCCGCTGCAAAAAGCCGTGGTCACTGCCAAGTTATTCAATTTGAAGGGTGTGCCATTTCTGATTGCGCCTGACGGCCGCACTCACAGTGGCGCACCCGAGGTGTTAGCTGATTGGTTGGCCGATAAACCGAAACCGTCGCCCAGTCTGGCAACAACGCCCGATACAAACGCACAAAACACAAACGCCACGGAGAAAAAGCCATGA
- a CDS encoding TraB/VirB10 family protein, translating to MAVVDTWWTRLSPAAKRNLAVGSIGTVLLAVIIALATVTPDVSKPLSKQATIQHILTDSDPRSLGIDGISAQLRDLLQKNDEQARRLAAIEEQQKRERLSDEIRFKQWTTAEREAYEAKLQAVTGEVESLKNKAVTPAVTGNPGDASQNALEPSKQGRLSTLRPNSAPFDNSQDDLNRVFEQAAIPGPTPGNTGVSGGRANSQAPAVMQIRVIQEGAKHSNGKDKDAAQTTAHGQSQPGHANSDVFIPAGSILTGVLLNGLDAPTGRKAKKEPMPVLFRIKKEAILPNRFHVDVRECFLLAAGFGDLSAERAYFRGETFSCVRQDGGVIEVPMNAYATGEDGKNGVRGRVVSKQGALLAQSMMAGFLRGFSDAFGRNQIPVLMTGGIGALSGTTPFQSAFSSQSMEGGALRGAGFAMERLSHFYMDMAEEIYPVIEVDATRQVNFIVQKGTALKLKTPS from the coding sequence GTCGATACCTGGTGGACACGCTTGAGTCCGGCAGCCAAACGCAATCTGGCCGTCGGCAGCATCGGTACCGTGCTGTTGGCGGTCATCATCGCGTTAGCCACTGTCACCCCGGACGTCAGTAAACCGTTGAGCAAACAGGCGACCATCCAACATATATTGACCGATAGCGATCCACGTTCACTGGGCATCGACGGCATTTCCGCGCAATTGCGCGATCTGCTACAGAAAAACGACGAACAAGCCCGCCGACTAGCTGCGATCGAAGAACAACAAAAGCGCGAACGGCTATCCGACGAAATTCGTTTCAAACAATGGACCACCGCTGAGCGCGAAGCCTATGAAGCCAAATTGCAAGCTGTCACCGGTGAAGTCGAGTCGTTGAAGAACAAAGCGGTCACACCCGCAGTCACCGGTAACCCAGGCGATGCCAGTCAAAACGCACTGGAGCCATCGAAACAAGGAAGACTGTCAACTCTCCGTCCAAACAGTGCGCCCTTCGATAACAGCCAAGACGATCTCAACCGCGTCTTCGAGCAAGCGGCTATTCCTGGACCGACACCGGGCAATACCGGCGTCTCGGGAGGACGAGCCAATAGCCAGGCGCCGGCGGTGATGCAGATTCGCGTCATCCAGGAGGGCGCTAAGCACTCCAACGGTAAAGATAAAGACGCCGCGCAGACCACAGCTCACGGCCAGTCTCAGCCAGGCCACGCAAACAGCGACGTCTTCATCCCGGCCGGCAGCATTTTAACTGGCGTATTGCTGAATGGTCTGGATGCCCCGACTGGCCGCAAAGCCAAGAAAGAACCGATGCCAGTGCTGTTCCGGATCAAGAAAGAAGCCATCTTGCCCAACCGTTTCCATGTCGATGTCCGCGAGTGCTTTTTGTTGGCCGCCGGCTTTGGCGATTTGAGCGCTGAGCGCGCCTATTTTCGCGGCGAGACCTTTTCCTGCGTGCGCCAGGACGGTGGCGTGATCGAAGTGCCGATGAATGCCTACGCCACCGGCGAAGACGGCAAAAACGGGGTGCGTGGTCGCGTGGTCTCCAAACAAGGTGCGTTACTCGCCCAGTCCATGATGGCCGGTTTCCTGCGCGGCTTTTCTGATGCCTTCGGTCGTAACCAGATTCCGGTGCTGATGACCGGCGGCATCGGTGCGCTATCTGGTACCACACCGTTTCAAAGCGCCTTTTCCTCGCAGTCGATGGAAGGCGGTGCTTTGCGAGGCGCAGGTTTTGCCATGGAACGGCTGTCGCACTTTTACATGGACATGGCCGAAGAGATTTACCCGGTCATCGAAGTCGATGCCACCCGCCAGGTTAACTTCATCGTGCAAAAAGGCACGGCATTGAAGCTGAAAACCCCAAGCTGA